The Streptococcaceae bacterium ESL0729 genome has a segment encoding these proteins:
- the celB gene encoding PTS cellobiose transporter subunit IIC — protein MNKFMSFLENHFMKPMGKVAQYKFVRAIMAAGLATIPFTIVGSMFLVLNILPTAFPALEGFFDNTFFRFSDLYMIANTSTMGILSLYFALVMGYELTKIEAQEAKLDVSPINGALLSMFAFFMCLPELIFSDGKLTLIEVVTEDEKVIQGVRMAGTIERLGTTGIFTAIIMAVVATQIYFLCIRKNWIIKMPDTVPAGVSRSFTALIPAFAVAFAVLLINGVLVLAGTDIFKVIAIPFGFVAHITNSWWGLMIIYFLIHALWILGIHGANIINPFIMPFLLTNMAANVNGAHLPFAGEFQNSFVVLGGSGATLGMVIFIAFFAKSEQLKVLGRASVVPGFFNINEPIIFGMPVVYNPYLAVPFFLAPMASATIAYFSIKWELVSPVIAQTPWPTPVGIGGFLSTADWRAVILALVTTFVAFLIWLPFVKIYDNKLVQDEKGNA, from the coding sequence ATGAATAAGTTTATGAGTTTCTTAGAAAATCACTTCATGAAACCAATGGGTAAAGTGGCCCAGTATAAGTTTGTCCGAGCGATAATGGCTGCAGGGCTTGCCACCATACCATTTACAATTGTAGGTTCCATGTTTTTAGTACTAAATATCCTACCAACAGCCTTTCCGGCCCTTGAAGGATTCTTTGACAACACCTTCTTTAGGTTTAGCGATCTTTACATGATTGCAAATACAAGCACCATGGGAATTTTATCCCTCTACTTTGCCCTTGTCATGGGTTATGAGCTTACCAAAATTGAAGCCCAAGAAGCTAAATTAGACGTAAGTCCAATCAATGGTGCCCTTCTTTCAATGTTTGCTTTCTTTATGTGTCTTCCAGAATTAATTTTTTCAGATGGAAAGCTTACCTTGATTGAAGTTGTTACTGAAGATGAGAAGGTTATCCAGGGTGTGAGAATGGCTGGGACCATTGAAAGACTTGGAACAACAGGTATTTTCACGGCCATTATTATGGCTGTTGTGGCAACACAAATTTACTTCCTTTGTATTAGGAAAAACTGGATTATTAAAATGCCAGATACAGTGCCAGCTGGAGTATCAAGATCATTTACAGCTCTTATTCCAGCCTTTGCCGTAGCCTTTGCTGTCCTGCTCATTAATGGCGTTTTAGTTCTAGCTGGAACAGATATTTTCAAAGTTATTGCTATTCCCTTTGGTTTTGTAGCTCACATCACTAATAGTTGGTGGGGACTTATGATTATCTACTTCCTCATCCACGCACTATGGATTTTAGGTATCCACGGGGCAAATATCATTAACCCATTCATAATGCCATTTCTTCTGACTAACATGGCCGCAAATGTTAATGGAGCTCACCTGCCTTTTGCTGGAGAGTTTCAAAATTCATTTGTTGTTCTTGGAGGATCAGGAGCTACCTTGGGGATGGTAATTTTCATCGCTTTCTTTGCTAAGTCTGAGCAACTTAAGGTTTTAGGTCGGGCATCTGTAGTTCCTGGCTTCTTTAATATTAATGAACCAATTATTTTCGGGATGCCAGTTGTTTATAATCCCTACCTTGCTGTGCCTTTCTTCTTGGCTCCAATGGCTTCTGCAACCATAGCCTACTTCTCAATCAAATGGGAATTAGTTAGCCCAGTTATTGCTCAAACACCTTGGCCAACTCCTGTTGGAATTGGTGGATTCCTTTCAACAGCTGACTGGCGAGCAGTAATTCTTGCCCTAGTAACAACATTTGTTGCCTTTCTAATTTGGCTTCCATTCGTTAAAATTTATGACAACAAACTTGTGCAGGATGAAAAAGGAAATGCTTAA
- a CDS encoding replication-associated recombination protein A → MQNLARRMRPRNIDEIVGQEHLVGEGKIIRRMVESGLLSSMVLYGPPGIGKTSIASAIAGTTNMAFRSFNATTDSKKKLQEIAEEAKFSGGLVLLLDEIHRLDKPKQDFLLPLLENGEIILIGATTENPYFSVLPAIRSRVQIFELHSLSPHDIKKAIERAINDKERGFDFDVKIDDDALNFLVHSTGGDMRSAYNSLELAVLSSKNHHVSLDDMENSLQKKAMAFDRDGDVHYNLLSALQKSIRGSDVDATLHYTARLIEGGDLVSLVRRLTVIAYEDISLANPEACSRAVIALGAAERIGFPEARIILSNIVIDLALSPKSNAAYKAIDAAIKDLHQHGALDIPSYLQDGHYEGAKKLGKAVGYKYPHDYPNHWVNQDYLPEKIKSASYYQGGDQGRYERALNQRRFDLAQDKSKGKNK, encoded by the coding sequence ATGCAAAATTTAGCAAGACGGATGCGACCTAGAAATATTGATGAAATCGTTGGCCAAGAGCATCTGGTCGGGGAAGGTAAAATTATTAGGAGGATGGTTGAAAGTGGTCTACTTTCTTCAATGGTTCTTTACGGGCCTCCTGGTATCGGGAAAACTAGTATCGCAAGTGCCATTGCAGGAACCACGAACATGGCCTTTAGAAGCTTTAATGCCACCACTGATAGTAAGAAAAAACTTCAAGAAATTGCTGAGGAGGCAAAATTTTCAGGGGGCTTGGTTCTCCTTTTAGATGAGATTCACAGGCTTGATAAACCCAAGCAAGACTTTCTCTTACCCCTCCTTGAAAATGGAGAGATAATTCTAATCGGAGCAACCACAGAAAACCCTTATTTCTCTGTTCTTCCAGCCATTAGAAGCCGGGTGCAGATTTTTGAACTCCATTCCTTGAGTCCTCATGACATCAAAAAAGCCATTGAAAGAGCCATTAACGACAAGGAACGGGGATTTGACTTTGATGTGAAAATTGATGATGATGCCTTGAATTTTTTAGTTCATTCAACTGGTGGGGACATGAGAAGTGCCTATAATTCCTTGGAACTTGCTGTTCTTTCAAGCAAGAATCATCATGTCAGCCTAGATGATATGGAAAATAGCCTACAAAAGAAGGCCATGGCCTTTGATAGAGACGGAGATGTCCACTATAATCTCTTAAGTGCCCTCCAAAAATCAATCAGGGGGTCTGATGTTGATGCTACCCTTCATTATACGGCAAGACTTATTGAGGGAGGGGATTTGGTTAGTCTTGTTAGAAGGCTTACCGTTATCGCCTATGAAGACATAAGTTTAGCCAACCCAGAAGCATGTAGCCGAGCTGTAATAGCTCTTGGAGCAGCGGAGCGGATTGGTTTTCCAGAAGCTCGGATTATCCTTTCTAATATAGTGATTGATTTAGCCCTCTCACCCAAATCAAATGCCGCCTATAAGGCCATTGATGCTGCCATTAAAGACCTTCATCAGCACGGGGCCTTAGATATTCCAAGTTATCTCCAGGATGGCCATTATGAGGGTGCCAAAAAACTTGGTAAGGCAGTCGGTTATAAGTATCCCCATGACTATCCTAACCACTGGGTAAATCAGGACTATTTACCTGAAAAGATTAAATCAGCTAGCTATTATCAAGGAGGCGACCAGGGGAGATATGAACGTGCCTTAAATCAAAGAAGATTTGACCTTGCACAAGATAAAAGTAAGGGAAAAAATAAGTAA
- a CDS encoding DUF3013 family protein, whose translation MAKLDFLDVLDTRLDKNFPYDYQINWDKKKHAVEVAFLLDAENKEGITIVDSDDVESSENIVYEDAVILVNPSKSRVDSEDYLAVIPYGDKGLSLEFLDLLVDYLTEVANKGLDDLMDFLADPEAEEFFLVFDEEDFKQQAGALVETEFYKYPRY comes from the coding sequence ATGGCAAAATTAGATTTTTTAGATGTCCTTGACACTAGACTTGATAAAAATTTTCCTTATGATTACCAAATCAATTGGGACAAAAAAAAACATGCAGTCGAAGTAGCTTTTTTACTGGATGCTGAGAACAAGGAAGGAATTACGATTGTAGATAGTGATGATGTTGAATCATCTGAAAATATTGTTTATGAGGATGCAGTAATTCTTGTAAATCCTTCTAAATCAAGGGTTGATTCAGAAGATTATCTGGCTGTTATTCCTTATGGGGATAAGGGCTTGTCGCTTGAATTTCTCGATCTTCTTGTAGATTATTTGACTGAGGTTGCAAATAAGGGTCTTGATGATTTGATGGACTTTTTGGCAGACCCTGAAGCTGAGGAATTTTTCCTTGTATTTGATGAAGAGGACTTTAAGCAACAGGCTGGTGCACTTGTGGAAACTGAATTTTACAAGTACCCACGCTACTAG
- the prmA gene encoding 50S ribosomal protein L11 methyltransferase, whose amino-acid sequence MDKWQEIKVELGREAVEAASEIMINSGAQGLAIEDSADYLDHEDNFGEILPEVEQSDSVTIAGYYPETTNVPEVLLEIEEKIKGLSEFGIEVGEVKVSAEQLSEEDWADSWKKYYEPTRISHDLTIVPSWTDYTPVNSAEKIIRLDPGMAFGTGTHPTTKMSLFALEQILRGGERVLDVGTGSGVLSIASSLLGAGEIYAYDLDQVAVNVAQENIDLNENMTNIHVSANDLLKNIDQEADVIVANILADILIFMTDDAYRLLKDNGYLIMSGIIESKWDMVRAAAEKAGFFLETRMQQGEWNACIFRKTDDIMSVVGG is encoded by the coding sequence ATGGATAAATGGCAAGAAATCAAGGTTGAACTTGGCCGTGAAGCTGTTGAAGCAGCAAGTGAAATCATGATTAATTCAGGAGCTCAAGGGCTTGCGATTGAAGACAGTGCAGATTATTTGGACCACGAAGATAACTTTGGAGAAATCCTACCTGAGGTTGAGCAGTCTGATTCTGTAACAATTGCTGGTTACTACCCAGAAACCACAAATGTTCCTGAGGTTCTTTTAGAGATTGAGGAAAAAATCAAAGGTCTCTCTGAATTTGGGATTGAAGTAGGTGAGGTTAAGGTCTCAGCTGAACAGCTCTCTGAAGAGGACTGGGCTGACTCATGGAAAAAATACTATGAGCCAACAAGAATCTCACACGATTTGACAATCGTTCCAAGCTGGACTGACTATACACCGGTAAATTCAGCTGAAAAAATCATTCGCCTGGATCCTGGGATGGCCTTTGGTACGGGAACTCACCCAACCACCAAGATGTCTTTATTTGCCCTTGAGCAAATCCTTCGCGGGGGAGAAAGAGTCCTTGATGTTGGGACTGGTTCAGGTGTCCTTTCAATTGCTTCATCCCTTCTTGGGGCAGGTGAGATTTATGCCTATGACCTTGATCAGGTAGCAGTAAATGTGGCCCAGGAAAATATTGACCTTAATGAAAATATGACCAATATTCATGTCTCAGCAAATGATCTCCTTAAAAATATTGACCAGGAAGCTGATGTAATTGTTGCAAATATCCTGGCTGATATCCTGATTTTCATGACAGATGATGCCTACCGCTTGCTTAAGGATAATGGTTATTTAATCATGAGTGGAATCATTGAAAGTAAGTGGGACATGGTGCGTGCTGCCGCTGAAAAGGCTGGTTTCTTCCTAGAAACTCGCATGCAACAGGGTGAGTGGAATGCCTGTATCTTTAGAAAGACTGACGACATCATGTCGGTAGTTGGTGGCTAA
- a CDS encoding 16S rRNA (uracil(1498)-N(3))-methyltransferase, with protein sequence MQQYHIKSQAPALDEIFEIEDGDTLGHMFRVMRLNEGDLIQLVFDDRKLALTEVVEGQKFKITEFLERSVELPVDVTIAMGYPKGDKLDFLAQKGTELGMHALWGFPADWSVAKLDHKKIGKRANRLEKIAQGASEQSKRLVVPKVQLFENKGDFLNKLSNFDLILVAYEESAKEEEKAGFVQALETLKFGQRVLVIFGPEGGISPKEIDCFLENGAKIVGLGPRIMRAETAPLYALSSLSFYLELLNNKE encoded by the coding sequence ATGCAACAATATCATATAAAAAGTCAGGCACCAGCCCTTGATGAAATTTTTGAGATTGAAGACGGAGATACCCTGGGTCACATGTTCCGGGTTATGCGTTTGAATGAAGGCGACCTGATTCAGTTGGTTTTTGATGACCGCAAATTGGCTCTGACTGAAGTTGTTGAAGGACAAAAATTCAAAATTACCGAATTCTTAGAAAGGTCAGTCGAACTTCCAGTAGATGTAACCATTGCTATGGGTTATCCAAAGGGAGATAAGCTCGATTTTTTGGCTCAAAAGGGAACTGAGCTTGGCATGCACGCCCTTTGGGGCTTTCCAGCTGACTGGTCAGTTGCAAAACTTGACCATAAAAAAATTGGGAAAAGGGCCAATCGTCTTGAAAAGATTGCCCAAGGGGCCAGCGAGCAGAGCAAGCGATTGGTAGTTCCTAAGGTTCAGCTCTTTGAAAATAAGGGTGACTTCCTTAATAAATTAAGTAACTTTGATCTAATTCTTGTGGCCTATGAGGAGTCTGCTAAGGAGGAGGAAAAGGCAGGTTTTGTTCAGGCCCTTGAGACCCTTAAATTTGGTCAAAGGGTTCTTGTAATCTTTGGCCCAGAAGGCGGTATTTCGCCCAAGGAAATTGATTGTTTCCTAGAAAATGGTGCAAAAATAGTTGGGCTTGGTCCAAGAATTATGAGAGCTGAGACAGCTCCTCTTTATGCCCTAAGTTCCCTAAGCTTTTATCTTGAACTATTAAATAATAAGGAATAA
- a CDS encoding bifunctional (p)ppGpp synthetase/guanosine-3',5'-bis(diphosphate) 3'-pyrophosphohydrolase: MATEPNLTGDQVVKLASSYMNEKDLIMVQKALVFATKAHALQYRQSGEPYIVHPIQVAGILADLKLDAVTVACGFLHDVVEDTEATLDDLEEEFGEDVRNIVDGVTKLGKVEYKSHEEQLAENHRKMLMAMSRDMRVILVKLADRLHNMRTLKHLRPDKQKRISRETMDIYAPLAHRLGISRIKWELEDLSFRYLNELEFYRIRSLMNEKRTDRENLVTDVVAKLNKHLEEVGVEGEVYGRPKHIYSIYRKMHDKRKRFDEIYDLIAIRCVMDTTSDVYTTLGYIHDLWKPMPGRFKDYIANPKENGYQSVHTTVYGPKGPVEFQIRTKKQHEIAEYGVAAHWAYKEGHKAKVSNDELAQNLNWLHELVELQSQSNNAQDFIKQVQEDILAEKIYVFTPTGAVQELPSGSGPIDFAYAIHTQVGDKATGAKINGRMSPLTQTLKTGDVVEIITSKTSFGPSRDWLNIVKTNKAKNKIKNFFKSQDKELSINKGREMLQDYLQENDFVPNQYLDKRHLDDACNKLNFRDSDALFASIGFGETGVISVFNKLTEKERREIEREKQRQEAEELMQGEVKKTKTDVMKIRHDGGVNVANIDSLLVRMSKCCNPVPGDEIIGYITKGRGVSIHRSDCQNVKAQEDFENRLIDVEWEETTGSKEYVADIDVYGFNRPGLLNDILQLLSNTTKNLISVSAHPTKDKKIANIHISLGIKNLSELTLVVDKVKMIPDVYSVKRTNG, encoded by the coding sequence ATGGCTACAGAACCGAATTTGACGGGAGATCAGGTTGTGAAACTTGCTTCCTCTTACATGAATGAGAAGGATTTGATCATGGTCCAAAAGGCCTTGGTTTTTGCGACAAAGGCCCATGCCTTGCAATATAGACAATCGGGAGAACCTTACATTGTTCATCCCATCCAAGTAGCAGGTATTCTGGCTGATTTGAAGCTTGATGCTGTGACAGTAGCTTGCGGATTTTTGCATGATGTAGTTGAGGATACAGAGGCTACCCTGGATGATTTAGAGGAAGAATTTGGGGAAGATGTCAGAAACATTGTTGACGGGGTTACAAAACTCGGTAAGGTTGAATATAAGTCCCATGAGGAGCAGTTGGCTGAGAATCATCGTAAGATGCTTATGGCCATGAGTCGAGACATGCGGGTAATTCTTGTCAAGCTTGCTGACCGCCTGCACAACATGAGAACTTTAAAGCACTTGCGTCCTGACAAGCAAAAAAGAATTTCACGTGAGACTATGGATATCTATGCCCCCCTTGCTCACAGACTTGGTATCAGTAGAATTAAGTGGGAGCTTGAGGATTTATCATTTAGGTACTTGAATGAACTTGAGTTCTATAGGATTCGCAGTCTGATGAATGAAAAGAGGACTGACCGAGAAAATCTTGTTACAGATGTCGTTGCCAAGCTAAATAAGCATTTAGAAGAGGTCGGCGTTGAAGGTGAGGTATATGGCCGTCCTAAACACATCTATTCTATTTACAGGAAGATGCATGACAAGAGGAAGCGTTTTGATGAAATCTACGATTTAATCGCCATCCGCTGTGTCATGGATACAACATCTGATGTCTATACAACACTTGGCTACATTCATGATTTATGGAAGCCTATGCCTGGTCGTTTTAAGGACTATATAGCAAATCCCAAGGAAAATGGTTACCAGTCTGTTCATACCACAGTTTATGGACCTAAAGGGCCGGTTGAATTCCAAATCAGGACTAAAAAGCAACATGAAATTGCTGAGTACGGGGTTGCAGCTCACTGGGCCTATAAGGAAGGTCACAAGGCCAAGGTAAGTAATGATGAATTGGCACAAAACCTTAACTGGCTTCATGAGCTGGTTGAACTTCAAAGCCAAAGTAATAATGCCCAGGATTTTATCAAGCAGGTCCAAGAAGATATTTTAGCAGAAAAAATTTATGTTTTTACTCCGACTGGGGCTGTTCAGGAATTACCATCAGGTTCTGGTCCGATTGACTTTGCCTATGCCATCCACACTCAAGTAGGAGATAAGGCAACAGGTGCTAAGATAAATGGTAGGATGTCCCCTTTAACCCAGACCTTGAAAACGGGTGATGTTGTTGAGATTATCACCAGCAAGACCTCTTTTGGTCCTAGTCGGGATTGGTTGAATATTGTAAAGACCAACAAGGCCAAGAATAAGATTAAAAACTTTTTTAAGAGTCAAGATAAGGAGCTATCAATTAATAAGGGGCGTGAGATGCTCCAGGACTACTTGCAGGAAAATGACTTTGTGCCTAATCAGTATCTTGATAAAAGACACCTTGATGATGCGTGTAACAAGCTTAATTTTAGGGATTCAGATGCTCTTTTTGCCTCAATTGGCTTTGGTGAAACAGGAGTAATCAGCGTCTTTAATAAGCTGACTGAAAAAGAACGTCGTGAGATTGAGCGGGAAAAACAACGTCAAGAAGCTGAAGAGCTTATGCAGGGTGAGGTCAAAAAGACCAAGACTGATGTTATGAAAATCCGCCATGATGGTGGAGTTAATGTTGCAAACATTGACAGTCTTCTTGTGCGGATGAGTAAATGTTGTAATCCTGTACCAGGAGATGAGATAATCGGCTACATTACTAAGGGTCGGGGAGTTTCTATCCACCGAAGTGACTGTCAAAATGTTAAGGCCCAAGAAGATTTTGAAAATCGATTGATTGACGTTGAATGGGAGGAGACAACAGGCTCTAAGGAGTATGTAGCAGACATTGATGTCTATGGTTTTAATAGACCAGGGCTCTTAAATGATATCCTCCAGCTCCTAAGTAATACCACCAAGAATCTAATCTCTGTCTCAGCTCATCCTACTAAGGATAAGAAGATTGCAAATATCCATATTTCACTTGGGATTAAGAACTTAAGTGAGTTGACCTTGGTTGTTGATAAAGTCAAGATGATACCTGATGTTTATTCAGTTAAGAGGACAAATGGCTAA
- the dtd gene encoding D-aminoacyl-tRNA deacylase, with amino-acid sequence MRVVIQRVEQASVSVDHKVIGQINQGLHLLVGIEDADSQLDLDYAVRKIANMRIFSDSSGKMNLSVKDIGGGILSLSQFTLYANTKKGNRPSFTGAGRPDYARKLYDSFNDSLSKALGQKIETGIFGTDMKVSLLNDGPVTIILDSKEAR; translated from the coding sequence ATGAGAGTAGTAATTCAAAGGGTTGAGCAAGCTAGCGTGTCTGTCGATCACAAAGTGATTGGGCAAATTAATCAAGGTCTCCATCTTCTCGTTGGTATCGAAGATGCAGACAGTCAGCTAGATCTTGACTATGCCGTCAGGAAAATAGCCAATATGAGGATTTTTTCAGATTCTTCCGGCAAGATGAATCTTTCCGTCAAAGATATAGGAGGAGGGATTTTATCCCTGTCCCAGTTTACCCTCTATGCCAATACCAAAAAGGGGAATAGGCCATCATTTACTGGTGCAGGAAGACCTGATTACGCCAGAAAGCTTTATGATAGCTTCAATGATTCCTTAAGTAAAGCTTTGGGTCAAAAAATAGAGACAGGCATTTTTGGAACAGACATGAAGGTTTCCCTTCTTAATGATGGACCAGTTACCATTATTTTAGATAGTAAAGAAGCTAGATAA
- a CDS encoding ABC transporter substrate-binding protein — MKKVVLSALAVITTLSLAACGQAPTGAPDGAANKVGNTFKIGYDLEMTGPVAAYGEQEKMGADLAVQQINASGGINGKKIEVVAKDNKSDNAEAANIASSLVSNDKVVAVIGPATSGAAKAIIPNTARAGVPFITPSGSDDSLTVMKNGRLNEFAFRTIFQDSDQGKIIAEYVEDSLKAKNVLVYYDNSSDYAKGIYNSFKKSFTGDIVDTVTFQSGDKDFQATLSKIKNLKFDAIVMPGYYNETGLITKQARELGIDAPIIGGDGFASDTYVKLAGNAAASNVHYVGAFSPKAPASSKTEPFIEAYKKAYNQEPSGFSALAYDAVYMVKEAAEAGDVEDSAQLAKYLAKIKGFEGVTGMITIDENHNPIKSAVVISLDNGVESKAEVVNPK; from the coding sequence ATGAAGAAAGTAGTTTTATCTGCCTTGGCCGTAATAACTACCTTAAGTTTAGCAGCCTGTGGTCAGGCTCCTACTGGGGCACCAGATGGTGCAGCTAATAAGGTTGGAAATACATTTAAAATAGGATACGATTTGGAGATGACGGGTCCTGTTGCAGCTTATGGTGAGCAGGAGAAGATGGGAGCTGACCTGGCTGTTCAGCAAATAAATGCAAGCGGTGGAATTAATGGCAAGAAGATTGAAGTCGTAGCTAAGGATAATAAATCCGACAATGCTGAGGCTGCTAATATCGCAAGTAGCCTGGTTTCAAATGATAAGGTGGTAGCGGTCATTGGACCAGCAACCTCAGGAGCTGCAAAGGCTATCATTCCTAACACAGCACGTGCAGGTGTTCCTTTCATTACACCATCAGGGTCTGATGATAGTCTGACAGTCATGAAAAATGGCCGCCTAAATGAATTTGCCTTTAGAACTATCTTCCAGGATAGTGACCAGGGTAAAATCATTGCAGAGTACGTAGAAGATAGCCTGAAGGCTAAAAATGTTCTTGTTTATTATGATAATTCAAGTGACTATGCCAAAGGAATCTACAATTCATTTAAGAAGTCATTTACAGGAGATATTGTTGATACTGTAACCTTCCAGTCTGGTGACAAGGACTTCCAAGCAACCCTATCTAAGATTAAAAATCTTAAATTTGATGCCATTGTAATGCCTGGTTACTATAATGAAACAGGTTTGATTACTAAACAGGCACGTGAGCTTGGAATTGACGCTCCAATTATTGGAGGAGATGGATTTGCATCAGATACTTATGTGAAGCTTGCAGGTAATGCTGCAGCAAGTAATGTTCACTATGTAGGTGCCTTCTCTCCTAAAGCTCCAGCAAGTAGTAAGACTGAACCCTTCATTGAAGCCTACAAAAAGGCCTACAATCAAGAGCCATCAGGATTCTCAGCCTTGGCCTATGATGCAGTTTATATGGTTAAAGAGGCAGCTGAAGCAGGAGATGTTGAAGACTCAGCACAGCTTGCTAAATATCTAGCAAAAATTAAGGGATTTGAAGGTGTAACTGGGATGATTACAATTGATGAAAATCACAATCCGATTAAATCAGCCGTTGTAATAAGCTTGGATAATGGAGTTGAGAGCAAAGCGGAAGTTGTTAATCCGAAGTAA
- a CDS encoding branched-chain amino acid ABC transporter permease produces the protein MQIIVNGLILGSVYALIALGYTMVYGIIKLINFAHGDVYMMGAFMGYFLINNLHMNFFLALIISMVGTALLGVVIEFLAYRPLRNSTRISALITAIGVSFLLENTMIYFLGSSARQFPQAIEVHKYSFGSITITNIQLMILVTSLILMAALQLIVQKTKMGKAMRAVSVDKEAAQLMGINVDHTISFTFALGSALAGAAGVMIGLYYGSIDPLMGMTPGLKAFVAAVLGGIGIIPGAALGGLVIGLLETFTQSIPGKLSWIAGYKDAVVYAILIVILLIRPAGILGKSVKEKV, from the coding sequence ATGCAAATAATCGTAAATGGTTTGATTCTCGGAAGTGTGTATGCCCTAATAGCCTTAGGGTATACCATGGTATACGGGATTATTAAGTTAATAAATTTTGCCCACGGTGATGTCTACATGATGGGTGCCTTCATGGGTTACTTTTTAATAAATAACCTCCATATGAATTTCTTTTTGGCCCTCATCATATCAATGGTTGGGACAGCACTTTTAGGGGTTGTGATTGAATTTTTAGCCTACAGACCCCTAAGGAATTCAACAAGGATTTCTGCTCTGATTACAGCAATCGGGGTGTCCTTCCTCTTAGAAAATACAATGATCTACTTTCTAGGTAGCTCAGCTAGACAGTTTCCACAAGCTATCGAGGTTCACAAATATAGCTTTGGATCGATCACAATTACAAATATTCAGCTGATGATTCTTGTAACATCACTTATCTTGATGGCAGCCCTTCAGTTGATTGTTCAAAAAACTAAGATGGGTAAAGCTATGCGTGCTGTATCAGTTGATAAGGAAGCCGCTCAACTTATGGGGATTAATGTTGATCATACAATCAGCTTTACCTTTGCCCTTGGTAGTGCCCTTGCAGGAGCTGCAGGTGTCATGATTGGTCTTTACTATGGTTCAATTGATCCTTTAATGGGTATGACACCAGGACTTAAAGCCTTTGTCGCAGCGGTTCTTGGAGGAATTGGAATTATCCCAGGTGCAGCTCTTGGTGGGCTTGTAATTGGTCTTTTGGAAACATTTACCCAGTCAATTCCAGGCAAACTCTCTTGGATTGCAGGTTATAAGGACGCTGTAGTTTATGCTATCTTGATTGTCATCCTCCTAATTAGGCCAGCTGGTATCTTAGGAAAAAGCGTGAAGGAGAAGGTTTAA
- a CDS encoding branched-chain amino acid ABC transporter permease, producing MKNRVKTSLIWSVLLVAGFVLLQFMISGGIINTFGVQSISYIGIQIILAVGLNFVIGFSGQFSFGTAGFMAIGAYAAAIVGMYSTYYYAFYIAMFVGAVLAGLVALIVGIPTLRLKGDYLAIATLGVSEIIRILIMNGDELTNGAAGLSGIPLFTSWQTVYIFVALAIILTANFVNSASGRETLSIREDEIAAESMGVNTTKVKVLAFVYGAVLSSIAGSLYAGLIGTVTPKDFTWLQSVNIIIIVVFGGLGSITGTIIAAIALGFLNIFLQDFGSLRMVIYSLALILVMIFRPGGLLGTKEFKLSAFFNHKETKGVK from the coding sequence ATGAAAAATAGAGTAAAAACAAGCCTGATCTGGTCAGTGCTTTTGGTGGCAGGATTTGTCCTGCTACAATTCATGATTTCTGGTGGGATAATAAATACCTTCGGTGTTCAGTCAATTAGCTACATCGGAATCCAAATTATTCTAGCCGTTGGTTTGAACTTTGTAATTGGATTTTCGGGACAATTCTCCTTCGGTACAGCTGGTTTCATGGCTATTGGAGCTTATGCTGCAGCCATTGTTGGTATGTATTCAACCTACTACTATGCCTTTTATATAGCCATGTTTGTAGGAGCTGTTCTTGCAGGACTAGTAGCCCTAATCGTTGGGATTCCAACCCTTAGACTTAAGGGAGACTATCTAGCCATTGCGACCCTTGGAGTTTCTGAGATTATTAGAATTCTTATCATGAATGGTGATGAGTTGACCAATGGAGCAGCGGGACTTTCAGGGATTCCTCTCTTTACCAGCTGGCAGACAGTTTATATCTTTGTAGCCCTTGCAATCATTTTGACTGCAAACTTTGTTAACTCAGCAAGTGGGCGTGAGACTCTCTCAATCAGAGAAGATGAGATTGCAGCTGAGTCTATGGGGGTTAATACTACAAAAGTTAAGGTTTTAGCCTTTGTTTACGGGGCTGTTCTTTCAAGCATTGCAGGGTCTCTTTATGCAGGTCTAATCGGAACAGTAACTCCTAAGGACTTTACTTGGTTACAATCAGTAAATATCATTATTATTGTCGTTTTTGGTGGACTTGGAAGTATCACTGGTACAATAATTGCAGCTATTGCTCTTGGTTTCCTAAATATCTTCCTGCAAGATTTTGGAAGCCTAAGGATGGTCATCTACTCACTTGCTCTAATTCTTGTAATGATTTTTAGACCAGGTGGGCTTCTTGGAACCAAAGAATTTAAGTTATCTGCATTTTTCAATCATAAAGAAACTAAGGGGGTCAAATAA